The region CTGTCTGTCTACCAAATCAACTGAGCTAGTTCTTGAGTCACTTTTAATCTCACACTGAAGAACTTCAGTTGTGTTGCAGAGGTTTTCATCCATTGCAACTGCAGTTTGATCACAAATTTCTTCAGAAGAGGACTGACCTGAAATGTAAGTCTTCTCAGGAGCTGTCAGCTCACTGGGACACAGTGCAGGTTCTGAAACAGCCTTTTGCAAGACAAGGAAGTCTTTGAGTGGGTTCCACCACAGGTCATACAGCAGTCCATAAGCCACAAAGGCCTCTAAACTTCTGGAAGCAGCCATGCTCTGAGAATTTGTGCTGTCCAATTTGTGTCTGAGGTTATCACAGcctaataatgaaaaaaaggattacAAATGGCTTCTAGAGATTTCCACAGAAAAAGATCAGATGTGGTAAACAAAAGGCTTATCCTAGAGACCCAAACCAGAGATTTATTCAGATGCTGGCAGAGTGGTGCAGGAAtcaggaaagcaaaggcagaTATCTTTGGCATCTTATAAAGCACAATACTCTGTTCTAGCTATCATGAGACTCCATGTTCTTATAATCTACAGCAAACTTCCTTGGTCCCAAGCTCAGATCAAGAGCGACAAAACAAATGCACGCTGAAGAGAAAGGGAGGGGCTAGTTGGAGTGATCTGTAACTATGAGATGAACACAGATTTCCAGTGTCCCCATCTCCCTTACAGAACAGAATTTCCTCAGTTTCCTACATCAACCACAccagctgccactgctgagCTTCCTTCCACGGTCAGGAATTCTATGCCCAACAGACCTTGCACTAGCTAAATTCCACAGGTTTCCATATATATGGGAATGTCTTGCTTCTTCCCAGCCATGTGCCTATTAATGCTAATGGGCACACATCCGTGCCTACAAGGAAGATCCCCTTGTCTGTCAGTGCCAAGTGATACACAAGAAGAGCCTTACCTTCAGGAAGGATGATACTGCAAATGTCTTGCATCAGAGTGAAGTTACCAGCATCGTAACTGCGAGTCACAGCTCCAAGGATACTTTTCACTGCCTCATCCCAGGTACCAATGTGATAGCTCAAGGCTGCAAGGGTCAGGTCATGGGAGATATGGAAGAGCACCTGAAAGAAGCACCAGAGAGCATCAGTTGTACTGCAAAGTATTAATTACTTACAGCTTATTGCTGTTGTGGGAGAGCCCAGAAGCACATGACTTCAGCAACAGTAATGTTAAGGACAACTCAATTTACAGTCTCCTCCATGCAGGACACTGAGCACTTTTACATTACTTCTAACTGTACAGTCGGTGCGTGTGCAACTAAACAGATGAGAAGTGGGAGCACACCAAAGCTCAGTGACTCGTGGTCAAGAGGGAAGACCTGCAGAAACACCAGCCTATGAACAGACCTTCAAAACTCCAGGACATCTTAACAAGCAGCCCTGCCTCTCCTAACAGCTCACCACAAACCCCTGAATCACTGCTGAGACTACTCAGCTGTGCCAACAACTCTTGCTCAGCCAGCACATCTTGGTGATCTCAGTGCAAcaaatgcagaaacaaaactggTGGCTATGCCAGCCATCCTAGCTGCCCATTGCCTGCTCCTCCTGAACCGAAACCTactcctgcagcagggtgcaGGCATCAGTCCCCTGGGAATGGCTGGCCCAGCATCCCACGGTGGCTGCATTTTACTGAGCAAGCTGTACTAAGGCCAAGTGTGTGTGCAGATCTACATCCATTTACCTGCTTTGGGTGCGTGTTGCTGGTAGAAGGAGGATGCTCAACACTGCACAGCTGCTCCCGTGCACACGTGGCTTGTTCAGTGGTGTCCATGCCCAGTATGTTCTGCCACACTTCTATCACCATGTCAAGAAATGAGGCCTCTCTGTTCAGCTCCCAGCTGTGGTAACAGGGAGGCACAGGGCTCTTCCGGTCACAGGGACTTCTTTCACTAAGGCACTTGCAAAGCAGTTCATTAAGGCAGAAAACAAGTCTTTGTCcctttaataagaaaaaaataattaaaagaaaaataactaagctgctgctaaaagaaaaacaatcccAGCTAGACACATTTGGAAACATCATGGCTAGCAGCACCTTGTTGGTGATGGAAtgtttcccagctgcagctACCAAAGAACAATGCTGATGGAGACCCTAAGGTCAGAAGGAAACCTCAGAACAAGCcaagctgccttctgctgctcagTCTGCATGAACCCGAGCTTCTGGAATAAGCCTCCAGCAGCTGAACACAGTCGGCTCTTCTGTTCCTTTAATGTAAGCAGCTACCTTCATGACCTTCTTCTATGATCAGTATTGCATACTGAAGTATCTCAAAGGACTACATGTGGACTCAACATGTGGGAAGTGGTGCCACGTTAATCAACTTATTTCGGAGATTGATAACGCTaaagaaagcaggaaggaaacaaCCAGACTCACAAATAAAGATTTATGTTGCTGAAGGACTTCCTGAGCTCCCACCCAGTTCCTGGGTAACAGTAGGTCTTGGGCACATCTGAAAGACAAAGTTGCTGACAACTCCTCCTCTCCAGATATCAGTGCAAGCTCAGCAGCAGTTTTAAGGGATGTCACATCCCCCTTTTTTGCCAACACCTTAACGGCATCATAGGGTGAGGAAGCCCCCAAATAACTGAAAAGAGATAAAAGCAAATGGACTTGATTAGTGTTAAAATTGTATTGCAACACAATAGGACAAACATACAAATACCGAGAAACTTGTATTTTTCACAGGTTCTGAGAGCTCTCATCACATTGCCTTACCAAAGTTTACTATAAAAATGGCACCTCATCTGATTCAAAGGGAAAAGTCACACAGCCTAATAATCTGGACTGAAACATCTGCTGGTACATACCATGCACAGCTTGGATGAGAAGTAAATAGATGCAAGATGGAAAGGTTATATGCAACAGTTTATCCCTGCTGCATTTCTCTGGATTTCATCTGAATCCCTTCACAAGAATGGCCACCCTCAAAAATGCCAGAACTGAAACCAGCATCCAGCTAAGGACTATTCCATCCAATATTTTTCAAGCATAACTAGTAATTTTGATAGTCACAAACTTGAAACACTGTAGTGGAGGAGGATAACTCAGTGATGAGGCCTCAAGAAACTCCAGATGAACTGCTGCACTGCACATTTCTGGTGGAAAGGTTGGAAATGTCGCAGTCTTTGTATACATCCTAATCTTAGTCGTGCTCAActggttttcaaatatttctggtATGTCTATAGAAAGAGGTGACTGCTGCAGTGTGGATTTGGACCTTCTGCTCTGAACTGGCCTCTGGAGCTTCTAGAGTCTCGTGAGATCAGACTCAAACAGCATCTTAGACAAATAACAACCAGACCACTTAACAGATTTCAGCTACTATAAAACCAAGGAACCTTCTTTGTTTCAGGCATGGAACCAATTCTGCCTTTGTCCCAGTAACACTCACCATTTGGCAGCCATGGAATAATGGCCATCTTTCTCTAACAGAGCTGCCCAACTGGTGTAAAGATCCTTCAAAATTGGATCTTCTGGACGCAACCTGGCCTTAGCAATTACAATTGCTTCCCTAttgcacagaaaagaaacaagacagaaaagttAATTGGCTGTGTACAAGTGAACTAAAATGCCAAATCCACCCCActaaaaaatgagaacaaattgTAAACAAATATACAGCAACCTGTAAAAATGGTTCACTTTCAGGAGCTCGACAGCCTCGTACACTTTATGGATGGACAGGAGATGGGAGGCAGCCTTCACATACTGCTcctgaaaacacagctgctttGCAAAGGCTTCTACTGTCCAAACCCAGGCCTGATACCCAACTGCAAAAGAGAAGGCAATACAATTGGAGGCAAAGTTTGAAAACTCAGAAGAATTCCTGTGGGATGTCATCAACACTGGTTTCTTCAACAGGTACCTTTCCTCTGCCCCAGATTAGCTTCCTGTTTCTTAACCATCCTAATACAAGTCACTGAGGCAATGAAGCAGGGCAAAGTGTGGGCTTGAACACAACTGTAGAGCTTCACTATCCATAAAGTAGcttaaaagcatatttaaacCAACAGCAAGCTGGAAGGACTGCTACATACAACAAAGAACCAACTCTGTGCTTGGAAGGGTGGGCCTGCTCCTTCAAAAAGTCCCCAAGGAAACCAACTATTTTCCTGCTATCCCAACCTAAGAGTGCTTGTGGAAACATCCAGGTCTTTGTCATAAAGAGGAtatgtgtttgatttttttttttttaatcaggcaGTTAAAGAAGCAAATTCCTTCCAGTCTGGAACAGTCATGAGTTTCCAACCCAGAACAAGGCTACCCTTGGCAAGTAATTCCATCATCTTCTGTTACAAGAACAAACATACCCATAGGTGACATTGCTACTAGCTGGTCTGTCAGCTCtcccctctcagcagctgcctggagaaCACCCTTCATATCTCCTTTCCACAACATGAGCTGCTGAAAGAGCTCTGGATGCCCATTCTCCAAGtgattttttcctgttggaaGCAAACACACCTCCTATCAGCATAAGTGCAATAGCATTATTTGTCATAGGAAAATGGTAAATATTACTATGAGATTATTCAAGTGAAGGTATTACAAGCTTGCatctgaaagataaaaaatactTGGGAAAAATATATCTTGTTTTCACGCAGACCTGCCTCCTTAATCCTACACTTCAATCTGTAGTAAAGAAAATTCAAGCATCTTTTCCaatttgtttttcccttgaaTGTAGCAGTTACAATAGACATACTGTCAAAGTGGATTCATTATTCCACTGACCTTCCACATCAATCATCTCGTGCAGAGAAGCCCTGTCTGCAAACAAGCCCAAGTGGATGCGATCCTTGAGGTCAGGAGACACATCTTCATTGTCACCTAAACAAGATAAAAAGAATGAATATTAAGATTTAACAATTTGCAGATCAACAGAACTTATATGTAAGTCTGAGTAGCAGGACACTGTGCAGAGCATTTATTCTAAATCAAACACGGCATGTTCCTTTGCATGCTCTGAAGAACAGTATTGTGAGAATACAAGTGTCTCCCTCAGGGCTTGTTCTTTCCTGCCCATATTACGTGTATGAAGATGGAAAACACTTGGCACATATGCAGGAAATTCCACCCTATCTCCACAACACAGGATCCTACTCAAACCCTCTCTGGAGTGGCTACAGTTTGCTGGAACACTGCAAGAGAAGTGATAAGAAGAAAATACGACTGCAACAAGTCACACATTTCAATAAAGgtaaggatttaaaaaaaagaatgcctAGTGGTCAAAATTGGGTCCTTGGACAAATGTTTCTGAATATCTTAGAGCACCTACCCTCAGTACTTTAGTTTTAGACTGATACCTTTGGTTTTTAGACATGTAGCCAGTCTCAAGCAGTCCTGATACAATTCATCTTTTGCTCTGTGATCCATGAATGTGCTGAAAGGTAGCATAGAACGAggcttcctcttcttcagaaagGCATCAGGAGCTGCAAAATGAGACAGATTTTAGTCACTGCTGCACAGTTAAAGAGCCTCCTACAGCAGAGCTCTCCAACATGTTCCAaaacctcctcttcctcacacaggaaaacaaaaaacagatgcTTAAGTGGCACGTGCCTCTCTATTATGACCACTCTGACTTTGGGACTTTTGAATATTGAGCACTTTGCCTACTTTTCTGTCCATCTTGCCTGGAATGAAACTAGCAAGTAAAGGGCAGTTTTAAGCCCACATTAAACAAATAGTCAATTGACCTGACaagtagaagaaataaaagaagaaggAACTTAAAACATTCAAGAGATCTTAAAAGcacatttctctttctccagcaaTTATTTGGTGTCACATTAGGAAGGGAAGCTGCAACCATACAGAAGCCTAGAATGAGGAGCTCTGTCTTGATGTTAAAAGTCCCTGAAATTTACCAACCTGGTTTCTCTTTAGGTGGATCCTTTTTCACAGTAGTGGCTTTCTGGGTCACAAAAGGCTTTGGCAAGCTGAACGAAGAATGATCATATGCAGATGGAGATGTATCCTTGGACACTGTGGAGTTatagtgattaaaaaaatgaagtaagtAATACTTGACATATTCATGGtctattatttaatttcaaaatatagAGAAACTAAGCTTTGCTTTGCCATAGAACTTAATTTAATAGCCTTTTAGGGAAAGGAAATATTAAGCAAACATTACAGAATGGTCAGGAAGCTAAATAAGATGTCAACAGACACTAATGAAACTCCACCAGTGTTGTAAGATTTATCATCAGAAGGCAACACTGATGTTTCAAGTTAAATGCAGTAACTTTGTTCATTAGGCCAGAATCTTCTTATTTAAAGACAATTAACCCCAAAGTAGTTTAGAAAATTATGAAAGGCATTCCAGAACTGCATTTCCCAAGTGGACTATTTCACTAAAACTGTAGTATGATAAAATCtccaagaaaatattaatatttggCGATGCTCTGAGGGGAAAACAGTCTGGGAACCACTGAGCTAAGATTAATTGATTATTACCAGTCATGGAGACTTTATCAGGCAACTCTGTCTCCtgagcttctttttttccttcatgctcCAACACTCCATTTTCTTCTAGTAGTATTTCCTTCATGCTCTCATCTCCATTCATGGTATCACTTAGATCCTGCTTGGCTGGACTCTTTTCTGTaggcttcttcttcttcttggaTTTGACTTTTGGTTgcatacttctttttttctctaattctaTACTCTTTTTGCCTGTAAAACATTGCAAAAACTACCCTGATATTATCTGTAGAGATTTTTAGTGTATTAGCTGTCTGTCTCCCAGGATCAACATTTGGTTTCCAAACAGGGATACAACTCCATTTAAACCTAGACCAAGTTTATTCCTGAAGAGCTAGCAGGCAGATTTGGAATTCAACATAAGACCTTATCATACCATTTCCATGTAAAGACCTTCTATTTCCCAGCTCCAACAGCATTTTCAGGAAAGGATCTTCTCTTTGAATATACTTACCCTGAGGAGGCCGTGTATGCTCCTGCTTTGAAATGTGCCATTTGTGGACAGAAAAGTCATCTGCTCCTGTATAAACAGAATCTGAATCCACTGGTGACCACTGGACACTCAGTAGCCGGCCCTCGTGCCCTCGGTAGTTGCAGAGAGGCTCTTCCTTCATAACATCCCATACCttcaaaacaagaaggaaattcAATAACCCAGAGAGTCTCACGTTCCCCTaatccttttcatttctcttcagtGATTTGCACCTGCAGGAGCTTCTCTTCTAGGGTGTTTGCACAGGCATTTCAAATACCAACATGCAGATGGAGAAAATTCAGAGCTTCCTTTGTTTGTATCAATATATTGGCATAACACCTTTCTTTTTAAGGATCCAAGAGTGCTCATATGAAAACAAGAATGGCTGGACTCACAAACCAATTTGCAAGCCACAAAAACATATGGATACCTGCATCAGAACCAGCAGATGGTCGCCCAGGGtaaaactgcagtttttcagcagtttgtctctcaaaagctttgctgtttAGGCAGAATGGATGATTTGAAACTAAAAGAAATACACTTCTGAGTGGCTGTGGAACAATACCTGTGCAGTGCCATCATAGCAAGCAGATACCAGTCTTCCCTCATGGTGGGGGCTCCAAGAAAGACTTGTGATTTTAGCTGTGTGCCCAGCCAGGGTTCGAAAAGGCTCTGTTATTGTCAAAGGACTTTCTGAAGTGCTCtctggaagaagagaggaaaggatAAAGTATGGCCAGGAAGCCAAACCATGAGTGAACCAAAACACGATCCCAAGACTTAGAATATAATCTGCAAACTGTTACCTATGACACTCTTCAGATTATGCACATAAATAGTGGCATTGATGGAGCCTGAAGCTATCAAGCAACTCAGCTCTGGCTGGCTCCCATGCTCATGATGCCAACGAATAGCGTTGATTAATTTATGGTGCTGCTGGATAGTGCAGAGCAACTTCAAGTTTGGGGCCTGAAATATTTCAATGGAGCTGAAATGTAAGAACAACAGAGTAAGAATTCCAGCAGTCAGTGAAAACAGGAAATTTTTTTGCTATCTTGCATAAGCAGAATTACAGAACGTGAAATGGGAGTAACTAAATGGAGTTTTCTTTTCTGGATTCAACTTAAACCCTCACTTAGTATATCAGCAAAAGTGCATTTCAACCATGAATGGatccttgaaaaataatttgatgtgATGATGTGAATCCTCCATGCCAAGAGTGGCTAAACCAAATAACAAGGAATGCTGTATTATCACAGTTCAAATACATTGgcagagaaaggacagaaaaaacagGACAACAAAAAGTGCTTTTGCTTCACTGCAGTGATTCTAGTCACTATCAGCACTGTACTACCTTAACCTCCAAGTGAAACATACCCATCTTCATTGCCAAGAGCCAGGAGTTTGCCATCTGGTTTCCAGCTGATCTCTGTATGTGCAGGCAGCTTGTGCTACAGAAAGAAGACATAACTATTGCCAAAAGCTCTTAAATCTTTCTCACATAACTTCAACAGATGAAGACTGGCAACCAGTGAGTAACAAAAGGGTCCATTGCTTTTGTGGCAGTGACATAAGCTTAAGCAATTAAGAAAGATGGAAATAACTGATGCAAGAACCAATTATGACTTTTATCAGTTCAGTGAAATGTCTGAAAGGAAGTTTGTCTACATTCCAGTAGGACCTTGATGCTTGATCTATTTATGCTCTTTGGAAAGCCCCAGACATTGAAAGCAAATTccattatattttaaagtaaatcaAAAGTATACTTGCAATTATTTCTATTCGTTCTAATTCAGATGAAAGCTACTTCAATTTAGATGCTTGTGATGTTATCTCTTAATTCCTAGTGAGTCTTCTCCTTAGGGAAGAAGCCAAAACCCAGCTGATATCATATCTCAAAATCATACTCACTTTGATTGAATTAGTGTCTCGGATGACTTTATTGATGTCATTTGCCTCTCCATTAAGCTTCCAGGGGTTGTGTTGAAAAACAATACCTTCTCCAGCACAACTGTATAAAGTTACAGAGGGCtgttctccttctcctcctatccaatagagaaaaaaagctaTATACACTATGTTCTTCATCAGTCTTAGCAGAAGTAATCATTCCCACTATAAaccaaaatactattttaaacgACTGTATCTTTGCTTCCATTGCCTTTGATCCAGCAGCAAGAAATTACCACAGTACAATCCTCTGAAAGGACCTCTCACTTCTACCAGTAGATCTTGCCATAGTACTGTCACTACAAGCATTAAAATTCTCTTTAAAGTTCGgtccttaaaaaaattcaaggtATGTAAGAAGAGCTAATGGAGCT is a window of Apus apus isolate bApuApu2 chromosome 13, bApuApu2.pri.cur, whole genome shotgun sequence DNA encoding:
- the GEMIN5 gene encoding gem-associated protein 5 isoform X2, with translation MAAAGAVRVLPASPNWYSSRCSDASGDGRLFGFAARHRVCLLDVSAAAPAFYGELIGHTDRISGFAFCRCPGQSSLCASSSDDGSVRIWDTEALAPVGEYSLHQNAISALHWSPLVKDLIVSGDEKGVIVCYWHNRSDSQQFFPEPRNVFCLTCSPHNENLVAIGYKDGMVVIIDISRKREIIHRLRGHDDEIHCLVWCPVPGEERLPAWQDELQVPSEDGRVPNGEQDTATKKGCYLASGSKDQTIRIWSCTRGRSVMTLKLPPTKRRGGAVDPAVKERIWLTLHWPSGRSTEIVSSSFGGELLLWDLTQSGKRKWTLLGSSEGQNHSRIVFNLSSVKHQDKELLFSISMDRDVKCWDLSTLECSWTMPSLGGFVYSLAFSPVDTGCLAIGVGDSMIRVWNTLSMNNIYDVKTFWQSIKSKVTALAWHPTKEGCLAFGTDDGKVGIFDTFSTSAKNKPPQISSTYHKKTVYTLAWGPPTPPLSSGGEGEQPSVTLYSCAGEGIVFQHNPWKLNGEANDINKVIRDTNSIKHKLPAHTEISWKPDGKLLALGNEDGSIEIFQAPNLKLLCTIQQHHKLINAIRWHHEHGSQPELSCLIASGSINATIYVHNLKSVIESTSESPLTITEPFRTLAGHTAKITSLSWSPHHEGRLVSACYDGTAQVWDVMKEEPLCNYRGHEGRLLSVQWSPVDSDSVYTGADDFSVHKWHISKQEHTRPPQGKKSIELEKKRSMQPKVKSKKKKKPTEKSPAKQDLSDTMNGDESMKEILLEENGVLEHEGKKEAQETELPDKVSMTVSKDTSPSAYDHSSFSLPKPFVTQKATTVKKDPPKEKPAPDAFLKKRKPRSMLPFSTFMDHRAKDELYQDCLRLATCLKTKGDNEDVSPDLKDRIHLGLFADRASLHEMIDVEGKNHLENGHPELFQQLMLWKGDMKGVLQAAAERGELTDQLVAMSPMVGYQAWVWTVEAFAKQLCFQEQYVKAASHLLSIHKVYEAVELLKVNHFYREAIVIAKARLRPEDPILKDLYTSWAALLEKDGHYSMAAKCYLGASSPYDAVKVLAKKGDVTSLKTAAELALISGEEELSATLSFRCAQDLLLPRNWVGAQEVLQQHKSLFGQRLVFCLNELLCKCLSERSPCDRKSPVPPCYHSWELNREASFLDMVIEVWQNILGMDTTEQATCAREQLCSVEHPPSTSNTHPKQVLFHISHDLTLAALSYHIGTWDEAVKSILGAVTRSYDAGNFTLMQDICSIILPEGCDNLRHKLDSTNSQSMAASRSLEAFVAYGLLYDLWWNPLKDFLVLQKAVSEPALCPSELTAPEKTYISGQSSSEEICDQTAVAMDENLCNTTEVLQCEIKSDSRTSSVDLVDRQSKLSGCKVLLSEEIAALQNTQRDIAKVQEILADMIHQHQQQRNSLQENTNGSTQETNLQQSTETESDKPCADSSQVNCKEEVKEPITLPELTKQLLKAKQKLAEFPDNLKVFPFPDVLECCLVLLHLGSECPPELQEQALDLLRKHGSADTHQKAGRRFLT
- the GEMIN5 gene encoding gem-associated protein 5 isoform X1, whose amino-acid sequence is MAAAGAVRVLPASPNWYSSRCSDASGDGRLFGFAARHRVCLLDVSAAAPAFYGELIGHTDRISGFAFCRCPGQSSLCASSSDDGSVRIWDTEALAPVGEYSLHQNAISALHWSPLVKDLIVSGDEKGVIVCYWHNRSDSQQFFPEPRNVFCLTCSPHNENLVAIGYKDGMVVIIDISRKREIIHRLRGHDDEIHCLVWCPVPGEERLPAWQDELQAVPSEDGRVPNGEQDTATKKGCYLASGSKDQTIRIWSCTRGRSVMTLKLPPTKRRGGAVDPAVKERIWLTLHWPSGRSTEIVSSSFGGELLLWDLTQSGKRKWTLLGSSEGQNHSRIVFNLSSVKHQDKELLFSISMDRDVKCWDLSTLECSWTMPSLGGFVYSLAFSPVDTGCLAIGVGDSMIRVWNTLSMNNIYDVKTFWQSIKSKVTALAWHPTKEGCLAFGTDDGKVGIFDTFSTSAKNKPPQISSTYHKKTVYTLAWGPPTPPLSSGGEGEQPSVTLYSCAGEGIVFQHNPWKLNGEANDINKVIRDTNSIKHKLPAHTEISWKPDGKLLALGNEDGSIEIFQAPNLKLLCTIQQHHKLINAIRWHHEHGSQPELSCLIASGSINATIYVHNLKSVIESTSESPLTITEPFRTLAGHTAKITSLSWSPHHEGRLVSACYDGTAQVWDVMKEEPLCNYRGHEGRLLSVQWSPVDSDSVYTGADDFSVHKWHISKQEHTRPPQGKKSIELEKKRSMQPKVKSKKKKKPTEKSPAKQDLSDTMNGDESMKEILLEENGVLEHEGKKEAQETELPDKVSMTVSKDTSPSAYDHSSFSLPKPFVTQKATTVKKDPPKEKPAPDAFLKKRKPRSMLPFSTFMDHRAKDELYQDCLRLATCLKTKGDNEDVSPDLKDRIHLGLFADRASLHEMIDVEGKNHLENGHPELFQQLMLWKGDMKGVLQAAAERGELTDQLVAMSPMVGYQAWVWTVEAFAKQLCFQEQYVKAASHLLSIHKVYEAVELLKVNHFYREAIVIAKARLRPEDPILKDLYTSWAALLEKDGHYSMAAKCYLGASSPYDAVKVLAKKGDVTSLKTAAELALISGEEELSATLSFRCAQDLLLPRNWVGAQEVLQQHKSLFGQRLVFCLNELLCKCLSERSPCDRKSPVPPCYHSWELNREASFLDMVIEVWQNILGMDTTEQATCAREQLCSVEHPPSTSNTHPKQVLFHISHDLTLAALSYHIGTWDEAVKSILGAVTRSYDAGNFTLMQDICSIILPEGCDNLRHKLDSTNSQSMAASRSLEAFVAYGLLYDLWWNPLKDFLVLQKAVSEPALCPSELTAPEKTYISGQSSSEEICDQTAVAMDENLCNTTEVLQCEIKSDSRTSSVDLVDRQSKLSGCKVLLSEEIAALQNTQRDIAKVQEILADMIHQHQQQRNSLQENTNGSTQETNLQQSTETESDKPCADSSQVNCKEEVKEPITLPELTKQLLKAKQKLAEFPDNLKVFPFPDVLECCLVLLHLGSECPPELQEQALDLLRKHGSADTHQKAGRRFLT